A window of Komagataella phaffii GS115 chromosome 1, complete sequence contains these coding sequences:
- a CDS encoding 40S ribosomal protein S9 — protein MPRAPRTYSKTYSVPKTPYDSARFDQELKLAGEYGLKNKKEIYRIGFQLSKIRRAARDLLTRDEKDPKRLFEGNALIRRLVRTGILSEEKRKLDYVLALKVEDFLERRLQTQVFKLGLAKSIHHARVLISQRHIAVGKQIVTIPSFMVRLESQKHIDFASTSPYGGGRAGRVKRKNQAKSSEGGAEEEEEDEE, from the exons ATGCCTC GTGCTCCAAGAACTTACTCTAAGACTTACTCCGTCCCAAAGACCCCATACGACTCCGCTCGTTTCGACCAAGAGCTGAAACTTGCCGGTGAGTACGGTCTTAAGAACAAGAAGGAAATTTACAGAATTGGATTCCAACTGTCCAAGATTAGAAGAGCTGCCAGAGACTTGTTGACCAGAGACGAGAAGGACCCAAAGAGATTGTTCGAGGGTAATGCTTTGATCAGAAGACTGGTGAGAACCGGTATCTTGTCCGAGGAGAAGAGAAAGCTGGATTACGTTCTGGCTTTGAAGGTCGAGGACttccttgaaagaagattgcAAACTCAGGTTTTCAAGTTGGGTTTGGCCAAGTCTATCCACCATGCCAgagttttgatttctcaAAGACACATTGCTGTTGGTAAGCAAATTGTTACCATTCCATCTTTCATGGTCAGATTGGAATCTCAAAAGCACATCGACTTTGCTTCTACTTCCCCATACGGTGGAGGAAGAGCTGGTCGTGTTAAGAGAAAGAACCAAGCTAAGAGCTCCGAGGGTGGTGCcgaggaggaggaagaggatgaagagtAA
- a CDS encoding Mitochondrial pyrimidine nucleotide transporter, producing the protein MANPSRMEKIERIAEDVNDSITFLSSDEKASSFRNAEPKIEAPKLSIDRQEVKPWVNFVAGGLGGMAGAVFTCPFDVVKTRLQSSVYQDLYRSTNSKGANVISSAARHISETCSIIGSVYRVEGIRALFKGLGPNLVGVIPARSINFFTYGYSKDVLRKHVFDGEETSLLHLLAGLNAGFVTSTATNPIWLVKTRLQLDKSSTKQYKNSWDCISKILKVEGVSGLYKGLSASYLGSIESTLQWILYEQMKSFIKQRSLSRAKEGQERTSIDELYEWAARSGAAGAAKFMASLITYPHEVVRTRLRQAPMENGRPKYTGLLQSFKLIIKEEGLASMYGGLTPHMMRTVPNSIIMFGTWELFISILS; encoded by the coding sequence ATGGCTAATCCTTCAAGGATGGAGAAAATCGAACGGATAGCCGAAGATGTCAACGACTCTATCACATTTCTATCTAGTGACGAAAAGGCGTCCAGTTTTCGTAACGCTGAACCGAAAATTGAAGCTCCTAAACTATCGATTGACAGGCAGGAAGTAAAACCCTGGGTCAATTTTGTGGCAGGTGGATTAGGAGGTATGGCAGGAGCAGTTTTTACTTGTCCTTTCGATGTCGTCAAGACAAGGCTTCAGTCAAGTGTTTATCAAGATCTTTACCGCTCAACTAATAGCAAAGGAGCAAATGTCATTTCATCCGCGGCCCGTCATATTTCAGAGACTTGCTCTATCATTGGCTCCGTGTACCGTGTAGAAGGTATTAGAGCACTATTCAAAGGATTGGGACCAAACCTTGTGGGTGTGATACCTGCTAGATctatcaactttttcactTATGGATATAGTAAGGACGTTCTCAGGAAGCATGTGTTCGACGGGGAAGAAACATCTTTATTGCATTTACTAGCCGGCCTAAACGCCGGCTTCGTTACTAGTACAGCCACGAACCCTATATGGCTAGTTAAGACCCGTTTACAGCTTGACAAGTCTTCCACCAAACAGTACAAAAATTCATGGGATTGCATCTCCAAGATTCttaaagttgaaggagTCTCTGGACTTTACAAAGGGTTATCGGCCTCATATCTGGGGTCTATAGAATCTACATTGCAGTGGATTTTATACGAGCAAATGAAATCGTTCATTAAACAACGTTCTCTTTCTAGAGCTAAGGAAGGACAGGAGCGCACCTCAATCGATGAGCTATATGAATGGGCTGCGAGGTCTGGTGCTGCAGGTGCTGCCAAGTTCATGGCATCTTTAATCACTTACCCACACGAAGTTGTCCGTACGCGGCTACGTCAAGCTCCTATGGAGAATGGGAGACCAAAATACACTGGATTActccaatctttcaagcTAATAATTAAAGAGGAAGGGCTTGCATCTATGTATGGAGGATTGACTCCTCATATGATGAGGACGGTGCCTAACTCGATCATAATGTTTGGAACATGGGAGCTGTTTATTAGCATATTGTCTTGA
- a CDS encoding 60S ribosomal protein L21 translates to MADVLHFFIDISSFLHFRKPGPTEHTNIQSSRGYRSGTRYAFSRDFKKHGAVPMSTYLRLYKIGDYVDIKANGAIQKGMPHKFYHGKTGVVFNVTKTSVSVLINKVVGNRYIEKKVNLRVEHVKPSKCREEFLNRVKEHQKNVADAKESGKSVAFPKRQPVGPRPSHVVSGEPITLAPVAYETFI, encoded by the coding sequence ATGGCAGATGTTTTACATTTTTTCATTGACATCAGTTCTTTCCTTCATTTCCGTAAACCTGGCCCCACCGAGCATACTAACATACAATCTAGTCGTGGTTACAGATCTGGTACTCGTTACGCTTTCTCGCGTGACTTCAAGAAGCATGGAGCCGTCCCCATGTCTACTTACCTGAGACTTTACAAGATTGGTGATTACGTTGACATCAAGGCCAACGGTGCCATCCAAAAGGGTATGCCTCACAAGTTTTACCACGGTAAGACCGGTGTTGTTTTCAACGTCACCAAGACTTCCGTTAGTGTTTTGATTAACAAGGTTGTTGGTAACAGATACATTGAGAAGAAGGTCAACCTGAGAGTTGAGCACGTCAAGCCATCCAAGTGTCGTGAGGAGTTCTTGAACAGAGTCAAGGAACACCAAAAGAACGTTGCTGATGCTAAGGAATCTGGCAAGTCTGTTGCTTTCCCAAAGAGACAACCAGTTGGTCCAAGACCATCTCATGTTGTTTCTGGTGAGCCAATCACCCTGGCCCCAGTTGCTTACGAGACTTTCATCTAA
- a CDS encoding Protein involved in biosynthesis of the coenzyme lipoic acid yields the protein MLSTRVVRLPKVISGGNKQLARGLASLSDEKSLNEANPTDLAGLKRKAKRRPTKLADELKTGPSFADFVTGKAKDMLVDPLELARNDPNARLPSWLKTQIPKGKSFHHLKSDLKELKLSTVCEEAKCPNIGECWGGKKSEATATIMLMGDTCTRGCRFCSVKTNRNPAPPDPNEPENTAEAISRWGLGYVVLTTVDRDDLPDGGAHHLASTVTKIKEKAPQILVECLSGDFRGNLEMAKVLASSPLDVFAHNLETVEDLTPHIRDRRATYRQSLSVLRAAKEANPRLVTKTSLMLGFGETDDQILQTLHDLRNISCDVVTFGQYMRPTKRHMKVVEYVTPSKFEYWRDKALEMGFLYCASGPLVRSSYKAGEAFIENVIKKRRTNVGAIEEQQHDKENNNLLLSKEDEKTTQEKANF from the coding sequence ATGCTTTCTACACGTGTAGTTAGACTACCAAAGGTTATTAGCGGGGGCAATAAGCAACTGGCACGAGGGTTGGCCTCCCTTTCGGATGAAAAGTCGTTAAACGAAGCAAACCCAACGGATCTTGCAGGACTTAAAAGAAAGGCCAAAAGAAGACCTACGAAACTTGCTGATGAATTGAAGACAGGTCCATCGTTCGCTGATTTCGTCACGGGGAAGGCTAAGGACATGCTAGTAGATCCATTGGAACTGGCGAGAAATGACCCTAATGCCCGTCTTCCCTCTTGGCTTAAAACGCAAATCCCAAAGGGTAAATCATTCCACCATTTAAAATCAGACCTTAAAGAGCTAAAATTGTCAACTGTTTGTGAAGAGGCAAAGTGTCCTAACATTGGAGAGTGTTGGGGAGGTAAAAAATCCGAAGCCACTGCAACGATCATGTTGATGGGTGATACATGCACAAGAGGTTGTAGATTCTGTTCAGTGAAGACTAATAGAAACCCCGCTCCTCCAGATCCGAATGAACCTGAAAATACTGCTGAGGCGATTTCAAGATGGGGATTGGGATATGTTGTGTTGACCACAGTTGATAGAGATGATCTTCCTGATGGTGGAGCCCATCATTTGGCTTCCACAGTTACTAAGATTAAGGAAAAAGCACCTCAGATTTTAGTGGAGTGCCTTTCTGGAGATTTCCGTGGAAATCTTGAAATGGCCAAGGTTTTAGCATCATCTCCACTAGACGTCTTTGCGCATAATTTGGAAACCGTCGAGGATCTGACTCCCCATATCAGAGATAGAAGAGCAACTTACAGACAATCCTTATCCGTGTTGAGGGCAGCTAAAGAGGCAAATCCTAGACTGGTAACAAAGACCTCTTTAATGTTAGGATTCGGGGAAACAGACgatcaaattcttcaaactttacATGACTTAAGGAACATTTCATGTGATGTGGTCACTTTTGGCCAATATATGAGACCAACGAAACGTCATATGAAGGTAGTAGAGTATGTAACCCCTTCTAAATTTGAGTATTGGAGGGATAAGGCTCTAGAAATGGGATTCCTATATTGTGCTTCAGGACCTTTAGTTAGATCCAGTTACAAGGCTGGTGAAGCCTTTATTGAGAACGTCAtcaaaaagagaaggaCAAACGTTGGAGCCATCGAGGAACAGCAACACgacaaagaaaataacaACTTACTATTGAGCAAAGAAGACGAGAAGACAACCCAGGAGAAAGCCAATTTCTAA
- a CDS encoding Rho GTPase activating protein (RhoGAP) involved in control of the cytoskeleton organization: MSFSFESPFLSVTQDGSGSGSGSGSGSGCGSGSGPGSGSGTGTRGEAINVSPIRVDALSNRVHLQVDQLRKENAQLKAEIITLKDKLEEQSKLIALLQNNSSVKVGDSSSSFSPINAQASYPKGTVAFDGDTINPLISPSKQQKQADKDSPIIPERNSKRKTFIGPTPLATTPTNNNNNRASVNSSNYSPYEPEGLGLITTPKRGLSTPFVAEPKETVVAQELLITSSIQPILGSSPRRVYSPRKRERTATSPLKSDFSVPNNIDSEILPSGTAVSVTTTSLTASPISSPSPNSGPGENVTSKLMKLSLSNDNEKPPSIIEEPASDVGPSLSFAGLAEPDKTLTDPQPFTHRNSPQPYLQNDDVENAPSTEDRFETEILSETTSLYSVTSKNSDKKTKSKAPAQPLPNTPMINQTPGFTDSEWKALLIKPDSIDTTLVSVYSVIDPANPTKKTDDPVITLGINYFDQLDQKLLFKVKKRYSQLQEVDQIFRPFFFDLPDLPEKTLFLKTTPNTIDDRRSLLTQYFNKVYDLKIHPAEFARPFCTFFSADAVFDFEDPSVKEAYFLRRNSNRLHSSSWRIVHVQLDQGQRLIISDTPILDHGLSSRQQVISIRDSTFYFEEELSTGGISILEPRRKGVLSSSGSKITLCCESYEEAKQWINLLNNLKSMHANTLISPVKQDSNTSNSSFYNRSSSTVNSPKVESGSGNLNTLSSTRSTANNYDEVSTPSSAKKTLKIGGLFKTRREKDSSETVSINDDTFISNEFDTLKSTPYSAYTPTINSGQNNSSNETQKEYLPKLVFNSPEKFSDAPRLFGTSLADALEVSSMDYNGHLVPSIVGRCLMYLDSQKGEYQEGLFRLSGMTLEIKNLQDKFDTNYDVDLMLLPEKPDVHSVTTLLKRFLRTLKEPIVNTDVSKELLQFYPDLSKHQHEEEVKKAVSKLPTANCDLVTVFFSYLRKIVANQDINKMGVGNLGIIFAPNFGCSRDCIEVLLEYL; this comes from the coding sequence atgtcattttcatttgaatCACCATTCTTGTCTGTGACTCAGGACGGTTCTGGCTCTGGCTCTGGCTCTGGCTCTGGCTCAGGTTGTGGTTCCGGTTCTGGCCCTGGTTCTGGCTCTGGTACTGGCACACGAGGTGAAGCAATAAATGTGTCGCCTATACGTGTCGATGCTCTCTCCAATAGAGTTCACTTacaagttgatcaattaAGGAAAGAGAACGCTCAATTGAAGGCGGAGATTATTACTTTAAAAGacaaacttgaagaacaatCGAAACTCATTGCATTATTGCAGAACAATTCTAGTGTAAAAGTCGGAGACTCCTCTTCAAGTTTCAGTCCCATAAATGCTCAAGCTAGCTATCCCAAAGGAACAGTGGCTTTTGATGGAGATACCATCAATCCTCTTATATCCCCATCCAAACAGCAAAAACAAGCCGATAAAGATTCTCCAATAATTCCTGAACGTAACAGTAAAAGAAAGACATTCATCGGGCCCACTCCTCTGGCAACCACTCCCAcaaacaacaacaacaaccgTGCTTCCGTGAATAGTTCGAATTACTCACCATATGAGCCTGAGGGATTAGGACTTATAACAACTCCAAAGAGAGGGTTGTCCACACCATTTGTTGCTGAACCAAAAGAGACTGTTGTAGCTCAAGAATTGCTTATCACTTCTTCAATTCAACCAATACTTGGATCATCTCCTCGGAGAGTTTATTCTCCAAGGAAGCGAGAGAGAACTGCAACCTCTCCTTTGAAATCGGATTTTTCAGTTCCGAATAACATAGATTCAGAAATTCTTCCTTCTGGTACTGCTGTTAGTGTTACTACTACTAGCCTTACTGCTAGCCCTATTTCTAGTCCAAGCCCTAATTCAGGCCCTGGAGAAAATGTTACATCCAAACTTATGAAGCTGAGCTTGAGCAACGATAATGAAAAACCACCCTCAATAATTGAAGAACCTGCATCAGATGTGGGTccatctctttcttttgctgGTCTAGCAGAGCCGGATAAAACTTTAACTGACCCACAGCCTTTCACCCATCGAAATTCACCACAGCCGTACTTGCAAAATGACGATGTCGAAAATGCTCCATCTACAGAGGATAGGtttgaaacagaaattTTATCAGAAACAACATCTCTCTATTCTGTTACATCAAAAAACTCAGACAAGAAAACTAAATCGAAAGCACCGGCACAACCTTTGCCAAACACGCCAATGATCAACCAGACTCCAGGATTTACAGATAGTGAGTGGAAAGCACTTTTAATAAAGCCAGATAGTATCGACACTACTTTGGTCTCCGTCTACAGTGTAATTGATCCTGCTAACCCTACCAAGAAGACTGACGACCCAGTGATAACTCTAGGAATCAACTACTTTGACCAGCTAGATCAGAAATTGCTGTTCAAGGTAAAGAAGAGGTATTCGCAGCTCCAAGAGGTCGACCAAATATTTCGTCcgtttttctttgatcttccCGATTTACCTGAGAAAActctgtttttgaaaaccaCACCAAATACGATTGACGACAGAAGAAGTTTATTGACTCAATACTTTAACAAGGTCTACGATTTGAAGATCCACCCTGCTGAGTTTGCTCGACCATTCTGTACTTTCTTCTCTGCAGACGCTGTTTTTGACTTCGAAGATCCCAGTGTTAAGGAAGCTTATTTTTTGAGAAGGAACAGCAACAGATTGCATTCTTCCTCTTGGAGAATCGTTCATGTGCAACTTGACCAAGGCCAAAGGTTGATCATATCGGATACTCCTATACTTGATCATGGCTTATCATCACGACAGCAAGTCATCTCTATAAGGGACAGTACCTTCTATTTCGAAGAGGAGTTATCCACAGGTGGGATCTCCATACTTGAACCTAGGAGGAAGGGGGtactttcttcatctgGTTCAAAGATCACTCTATGTTGTGAATCTTATGAGGAGGCAAAACAATGGATCAATTTGCTGAATAATTTGAAGAGCATGCATGCCAATACGTTGATATCACCGGTCAAGCAGGATTCAAACACCAGCAATTCTAGCTTTTATAACAGATCCTCCTCCACAGTGAACAGCCCAAAAGTTGAATCGGGCTCAGGAAACCTGAATACCCTTTCGTCTACGAGGTCCACTGCAAACAACTATGACGAGGTATCAACCCCATCGAGTGCCAAAAAGACACTCAAAATTGGTGGCCTGTTCAAGACTAGGCGTGAAAAGGATAGCTCAGAAACTGTCAGTATCAATGATGATACCTTTATTTCCAACGAATTTGACACATTAAAATCTACTCCCTATAGTGCGTACACTCCTACCATTAATAGTGGTCAGAATAATTCATCAAATGAGACTCAGAAAGAGTATTTGCCCAAACTTGTCTTTAACTCTCCcgaaaagttttcagatGCACCCAGATTGTTTGGAACTTCTTTAGCTGATGCATTAGAAGTTTCTTCTATGGATTATAATGGACATTTAGTTCCTAGCATTGTTGGACGGTGCCTGATGTATCTCGATTCCCAAAAAGGAGAATATCAAGAAGGTCTGTTTCGATTGAGTGGCATGACCCTAGAAATTAAGAATTTACAGGACAAATTCGACACAAATTACGATGTGGACTTAATGCTTTTGCCTGAAAAGCCAGATGTGCATTCCGTGACGACACTATTGAAACGATTCTTACGTACGTTGAAGGAGCCAATTGTCAATACagatgtttcaaaagagctTCTTCAGTTCTACCCTGATCTTTCGAAGCATCAACATGAAGAAGAGGTGAAAAAAGCAGTGTCAAAATTACCTACAGCAAATTGTGATCTGGTTACggttttcttttcttaTTTGAGAAAAATTGTAGCTAACCAGgatatcaacaaaatgGGTGTTGGTAATCTGGGGATCATTTTTGCTCCAAACTTTGGATGTTCAAGAGACTGTATAGAAGTTCTATTAGAATATTTGTAA
- a CDS encoding Endo-beta-1,3-glucanase, major protein of the cell wall, involved in cell wall maintenance produces the protein MIFNLKTLAAVAISISQVSAVSSLGFALGNKNVDGTCKYLADYEADLDTIRGGSEAVAIRAYSAEDCNTLQYLGPAVEEKGFKLVLSVRPLDESYYQAEKNALSEYLPQLSVSTLQFLSVGSEALYRDDLPASDLADKIRDMKEFLAGLTDKNGDSYSSVPVGTIDSWNVLVDASAAPAIEASDAVYANAFSYWQGQGPSNSTYSFFDDIMQALQVIQTIKGSTDIDFWVGETGWPTDGDNFGDAVPSIENADNFWKEAICGIRGWGINTFVFQAFDEDWKEEDDAVENHFGVWDSSRQLKLDSLGCDFSS, from the coding sequence ATGATCTTTAATCTTAAAACACTGGCTGCGGTTGCAATCTCCATTTCACAAGTGTCTGCAGTTTCCTCTCTGGGTTTTGCTCTCGGAAACAAGAACGTTGACGGAACTTGTAAGTACTTGGCCGACTACGAGGCCGACTTGGATACTATTAGAGGCGGCTCTGAAGCCGTTGCTATTAGAGCTTATTCCGCTGAAGACTGTAACACTTTACAATACCTCGGTCCTGCTGTTGAAGAGAAGGGCTTCAAATTAGTTCTATCAGTCAGACCACTGGATGAGAGCTACTACCAGGCAGAAAAGAATGCACTAAGTGAATACCTTCCCCAATTATCTGTTTCGACTTTGCAATTTTTGTCAGTTGGATCCGAAGCTTTGTACAGAGACGACTTGCCAGCTTCAGATCTGGCTGATAAAATTAGAGATATGAAGGAGTTTTTGGCTGGCTTGACTGACAAGAATGGGGACTCCTACTCTTCCGTCCCAGTCGGAACCATCGATTCATGGAACGTCCTTGTAGACGCCTCCGCTGCACCAGCTATTGAAGCATCTGATGCCGTTTACGCCAACGCTTTCTCATACTGGCAAGGTCAAGGTCCTTCCAACTCTACCTATTCCTTCTTTGACGATATCATGCAAGCATTGCAAGTAATCCAGACCATCAAGGGATCTACTGATATCGATTTCTGGGTTGGTGAGACCGGATGGCCTACCGACGGTGACAACTTTGGTGATGCTGTTCCATCTATTGAGAACGCTGAcaacttttggaaagaagcTATCTGCGGTATCAGAGGTTGGGGCATTAACACATTCGTTTTCCAGGCATTTGACGAAGACTGGAAGGAAGAGGACGACGCTGTTGAAAACCACTTCGGTGTTTGGGACAGTTCCAGACAGTTAAAGCTGGACTCATTAGGTTGCgacttttcttcttga
- a CDS encoding Homocitrate synthase isozyme, catalyzes the condensation of acetyl-CoA and alpha-ketoglutarate: MNSSNSKSFVMSETNGQTNGSSNGAQPQQRNPYGPHPSDFLSNVSSFQLIESTLREGEQFANAFFTTEKKIEIAKALDDFGVDYIELTSPVASEQSRSDCEAICKLGLKAKILTHIRCHMDDARVAVETGVDGVDVVIGTSQFLRQFSHGKDMSYITNQAIEVIEFVKSKGIEIRFSSEDSFRSDIVDLLNIYRTVDKIGVNRVGIADTVGCANPRQVYELVKTLKSVVHCDIECHFHDDTGCAIANAYTALEAGAKLIDVSVLGIGERNGITPLGGLMARMIAADRDYVLSKYKLHKLRDLETLVAEAVQVNIPFNNPITGFCAFTHKAGIHAKAILANPSTYEILQPSDFGLTRYIHFANRLTGWNAIKSRVDQLNLHLTDAQCKEVTAKIKKMGDIRPLNIDDVDSIIKDFHADITTPAFPPVATNNDEDVEPATKKQRLDQ, translated from the coding sequence ATGAATAGTAGTAACAGTAAGAGCTTTGTAATGAGTGAAACGAACGGTCAAACTAATGGCTCCTCCAATGGAGCCCAACCTCAGCAACGCAATCCATACGGACCTCACCCATCTGACTTCCTTTCAAATGTTTCTAGCTTCCAGTTGATAGAGTCAACCTTGAGAGAAGGTGAGCAATTTGCCAATGCTTTCTTCACcacagagaaaaagattgaaattgCCAAGGCGCTGGACGACTTTGGAGTGGATTACATCGAGTTGACCTCTCCTGTAGCTTCTGAGCAGTCAAGATCCGACTGTGAAGCAATCTGCAAATTAGGCCTCAAGGCTAAGATCTTAACTCATATTAGATGCCATATGGACGATGCTAGAGTGGCTGTGGAGACTGGTGTGGATGGTGTTGATGTTGTTATTGGTActtctcaatttttgagACAATTTAGTCACGGAAAGGACATGTCCTACATTACCAACCAAGCAATCGAAGTGATCGAATTTGTCAAGTCCAAGGGAATCGAAATCAGATTTTCCTCTGAAGATTCCTTCCGTTCTGACATCGTCGACCTTTTGAACATCTACAGAACCGTTGATAAGATCGGTGTGAACAGAGTTGGTATAGCTGACACCGTCGGTTGTGCCAACCCAAGACAAGTTTACGAGCTGGTTAAGACCCTTAAATCTGTCGTTCACTGCGATATTGAGTGCCATTTCCACGATGACACTGGTTGTGCTATAGCAAACGCTTACACGGCGTTGGAAGCTGGTGCCAAACTTATCGACGTCTCCGTGTTGGGTATCGGTGAGAGAAACGGTATCACCCCTCTTGGTGGTTTGATGGCTAGAATGATTGCCGCAGACAGAGATTACGTTTTATCCAAATACAAACTGCATAAACTGAGGGACTTAGAAACCTTAGTTGCCGAGGCTGTTCAAGTGAATATCCCATTCAACAACCCAATTACTGGTTTCTGTGCTTTCACTCACAAAGCCGGTATTCATGCCAAGGCCATTCTAGCCAATCCATCCACATACGAGATCTTGCAACCATCTGACTTTGGTTTAACTAGGTATATTCATTTTGCCAACAGATTAACTGGCTGGAATGCTATCAAATCTCGTGTCGACCAGTTGAACTTGCATTTGACTGATGCTCAGTGCAAGGAGGTCACTGCCAAAATTAAAAAGATGGGAGACATCAGACCATTGAACATTGACGATGTTGACTCTATCATTAAGGATTTCCATGCTGATATCACCACCCCAGCATTCCCTCCTGTTGCTACTAACAATGACGAGGATGTTGAGCCCGCCAccaagaaacaaagattAGATCAATAG